One part of the Cyclobacteriaceae bacterium genome encodes these proteins:
- a CDS encoding TIGR03643 family protein, which produces MRSAEDINRIIEMAWEDRTPFDAIEFQFGLSEKEVIELMRQHLKTSSWKLWRARVQGRTTKHRAKRLDEVNRFKCSRQRSISKNKISKR; this is translated from the coding sequence ATGCGCTCGGCAGAAGACATCAACCGTATCATTGAAATGGCCTGGGAAGACCGCACCCCTTTCGATGCCATTGAATTCCAATTCGGGTTAAGTGAAAAGGAAGTTATTGAACTCATGCGCCAGCACCTGAAAACTTCAAGCTGGAAATTATGGCGTGCCCGTGTACAGGGAAGAACCACGAAGCATCGTGCAAAACGATTGGATGAAGTAAATCGTTTTAAGTGTTCACGCCAGCGTTCCATTTCCAAAAATAAAATCAGCAAGCGCTGA
- the polA gene encoding DNA polymerase I → MSEPSKRLFLLDAYALIYRAHFAFTKTPRINSKGHNTSVPFGFTNTLLEVLQKQKPTHIGVAFDTSAPTFRDEIFEAYKANRQETPEDIRYGVPKVKEILKAFNIPILEKDGYEADDIIGTLAHQAEAAGFEVYMMTPDKDFGQLVTDKVKLYKPAYMGNAVDVMGPEEVCARWDIENVNQVVEMLGLQGDSADNIPGIPGFGPKTAATLLKKYKTIEGIIEHVSELKGKQKELVEQYGEQALLSRKLATIILDVPVAFKEDDLKYNGPNEELLKPIFQELEFKTILNRVFGDAAVAAPAAPKASQLSMFGTAATEEVAEEKSIPGTGENRTFAKDAVQYHSLTAKEQKNLIHDLKKSTAFAWTVQTSDDKTITGLGFSIKPNEAFFVPIENEKQLREFTDVFSDLAKLKIGNNVKAALLAFREHGLSVSGPLFDTMIAHYLVEPESAHDMQTLTELYFGYHVMKGNEGEVADRLCEHADYALQLKQKLQPELEKRGHSSLMRDVEMPLVQVLASMEFEGVTIDEDVLSKMSDDLKAESERVQKEIFKLAGQEFNISSPKQLGEILFEKMKLGDKPKKTKTGQYATGEDVLNKLAGESEIVKKILDFREYEKLRSTYVDALPKLIDKRDGRIHTDYRQAVAATGRLSSNNPNLQNIPIRTEKGRQIRKAFIPRDKNFVFMSADYSQIELRIAASFAKDEIMIEAFKNKRDIHTTTAAKVFKVPIEQVTPDMRRKAKEVNFGILYGSTAFGLSQNLNISRSEAAEIISAYFEEFPAIKRYMDNAILEAREKEYVETILGRRRYLRDINSRNITTRGFAERNAINAPIQGSAADIIKIAMVNIHRWMVKEGVKSRMIMQVHDELVFDVHKDEVELIKENVSKLMKSAVHLEVPMEVEVGVGKNWLEAH, encoded by the coding sequence ATGAGTGAACCTTCGAAGAGACTTTTTTTACTGGATGCCTATGCGCTGATATACCGCGCACATTTTGCGTTTACAAAAACACCGCGGATTAATTCAAAAGGACATAACACTTCTGTTCCTTTTGGATTTACCAATACATTGCTGGAAGTTTTACAAAAACAAAAGCCAACGCACATTGGCGTGGCTTTCGATACGTCAGCGCCAACCTTTCGCGATGAGATTTTTGAAGCCTATAAAGCCAACCGCCAGGAAACGCCAGAGGACATTCGTTATGGTGTGCCCAAGGTGAAGGAAATTCTAAAGGCTTTTAATATTCCTATTCTTGAAAAGGATGGTTATGAGGCGGATGATATCATCGGAACACTGGCGCATCAGGCGGAAGCCGCAGGCTTTGAGGTCTACATGATGACACCCGATAAAGACTTCGGGCAGTTGGTGACCGATAAAGTGAAACTGTATAAACCAGCCTACATGGGCAATGCCGTAGATGTGATGGGGCCGGAAGAAGTTTGTGCACGATGGGATATTGAAAACGTGAATCAGGTTGTTGAAATGTTGGGCCTGCAGGGTGATAGCGCTGATAATATTCCGGGCATTCCCGGTTTTGGCCCGAAAACAGCAGCCACATTATTAAAGAAATACAAAACTATTGAAGGAATAATTGAACACGTTTCAGAATTAAAAGGCAAGCAAAAAGAACTGGTTGAGCAATATGGCGAGCAGGCGCTGCTCTCCCGAAAGCTGGCCACCATAATTCTGGATGTTCCGGTGGCCTTTAAGGAAGATGACCTGAAGTATAACGGCCCGAATGAAGAGTTGCTGAAACCGATTTTTCAAGAACTGGAATTCAAAACAATATTGAATCGCGTGTTTGGTGATGCTGCTGTGGCTGCACCTGCGGCACCTAAGGCATCGCAACTTTCCATGTTTGGAACCGCAGCTACGGAGGAAGTGGCAGAAGAAAAATCAATTCCGGGAACGGGTGAGAACCGAACATTTGCAAAAGATGCTGTGCAGTATCATTCCCTTACAGCAAAAGAGCAAAAGAATCTTATCCATGATTTAAAAAAAAGCACAGCCTTTGCCTGGACGGTACAAACATCGGATGACAAGACAATAACCGGACTTGGATTTTCAATAAAACCGAATGAAGCTTTTTTTGTGCCGATTGAAAACGAAAAGCAATTGCGGGAGTTCACCGATGTATTTTCAGATCTTGCCAAACTGAAAATTGGTAATAACGTTAAAGCCGCTTTGCTCGCTTTCCGCGAACACGGTCTTTCTGTAAGCGGCCCTCTTTTCGATACGATGATTGCGCACTACCTGGTGGAGCCGGAATCGGCTCACGATATGCAAACTCTTACTGAATTGTATTTCGGGTACCATGTAATGAAGGGCAATGAAGGTGAAGTGGCCGATCGGTTGTGTGAGCATGCCGACTACGCCCTTCAGCTTAAGCAAAAACTGCAGCCTGAACTTGAAAAGCGTGGGCACTCCAGTTTGATGCGCGATGTGGAGATGCCATTGGTGCAGGTGCTGGCAAGTATGGAGTTTGAGGGGGTTACTATTGATGAAGATGTACTTTCTAAAATGTCGGATGATCTGAAAGCAGAAAGTGAGCGTGTGCAGAAGGAGATTTTTAAACTGGCAGGCCAGGAGTTTAATATAAGCTCACCAAAACAGCTTGGTGAAATCCTGTTTGAAAAAATGAAACTGGGCGATAAGCCCAAGAAAACAAAAACCGGTCAGTATGCTACGGGTGAAGACGTGCTCAACAAGCTAGCCGGTGAAAGTGAGATCGTTAAAAAAATTCTCGATTTCCGCGAATATGAAAAACTGCGCTCCACGTATGTGGATGCCTTACCAAAACTCATCGACAAGCGGGATGGGAGAATCCATACCGATTATCGTCAGGCTGTAGCAGCTACCGGTCGGTTAAGTTCCAATAATCCAAACCTGCAGAACATACCCATCCGTACGGAAAAGGGAAGACAAATCAGAAAAGCATTTATCCCCCGCGATAAAAATTTCGTATTCATGTCGGCCGACTACTCACAAATTGAATTGCGCATTGCCGCATCATTTGCGAAGGATGAGATTATGATTGAGGCGTTCAAAAACAAACGCGACATCCACACTACCACAGCGGCAAAAGTATTTAAGGTACCCATTGAACAAGTAACTCCCGATATGAGGCGGAAGGCCAAGGAAGTAAACTTTGGAATTCTTTATGGAAGCACTGCCTTTGGCCTATCGCAAAACCTGAATATTTCACGTTCGGAGGCAGCCGAGATAATCAGTGCTTATTTTGAAGAGTTTCCGGCCATTAAACGTTATATGGACAACGCTATTCTGGAAGCACGTGAAAAGGAGTATGTAGAAACGATTTTAGGAAGGAGACGATACCTGCGTGATATTAATTCCCGCAACATTACCACCCGTGGATTCGCTGAGCGCAATGCCATCAATGCGCCCATACAGGGCAGCGCAGCCGATATCATTAAAATAGCCATGGTAAATATTCATCGATGGATGGTTAAAGAAGGTGTAAAATCACGCATGATCATGCAGGTACACGATGAACTGGTTTTTGACGTACACAAAGATGAGGTGGAGTTGATTAAAGAAAATGTAAGCAAACTGATGAAGAGTGCGGTGCATTTGGAAGTGCCGATGGAGGTGGAGGTGGGCGTAGGTAAAA
- a CDS encoding S9 family peptidase → MRNLFLLIVLCLSVALHSVAQNVKKLRLEQSLDMETVADPQLSPDGSEIVYARTWIDKLNDKRETDLWIMSTNGSKNRFLIKGGSPSWSPDGTRIAYTASGDPKGTQIFIKYKGTEGSTQITRLEKSPSNITWSPDGQQIAFTMIVPAKNPWPVKIPGKPEGAKWTEEPKFINNLVYRRDRVGFLEEGYVHIFTVPAGGGTPRQITQGDWDHGTSGISWTRDGKEIAFSSLRIPEAEYAYRESEIYAVNVATGVVRQLTTRKGPDFAPVVSPDGKMVAYVGYDWTDDTYRDSQLYMMNIDGTGHRSLTPTLDRSPGGLIWAADNSGVYFNAQNEGSSNFYFAPVKGNVRQVTQGKQMLAVTSLTAQGIAVGTLADSKNPGDVASFTIANPKPVRLTNVNEDVLGTVQLGDVEEIWYTSVDDYKIQGWIVKPPDFDPKKKYPLILVIHGGPHAMYNLAFNFTWQHHAAEGYVVLYTNPRGSTGYGSAFANAIKNAYPDKDYDDLMKGVDEVIKRGYIDDRNLFVYGGSGGGVLTSWIVGHTDRFAAASVNFPVTNWLSFVGTTDGVSWYKNFAKYPWEDPSEHLKRSSLMYVGNVKTPTMLMCGVNDLRTPISQTEEYYSALKVLKVPTVMIRFNEEFHGTSSKPSNYLRTQQYLYYWFNQYKRNGPTALK, encoded by the coding sequence ATGAGAAATTTATTTTTGCTGATCGTGTTGTGCTTAAGTGTTGCTTTACACAGCGTAGCACAAAATGTAAAGAAACTCCGCCTCGAGCAATCGCTTGACATGGAAACTGTAGCGGATCCGCAACTTTCACCGGACGGGTCGGAAATCGTGTACGCACGTACCTGGATTGATAAATTGAACGACAAACGGGAAACCGATTTGTGGATCATGAGTACGAATGGATCAAAAAATCGCTTCTTAATTAAAGGAGGGTCACCCAGTTGGTCGCCTGATGGTACCCGCATTGCTTATACCGCATCGGGTGACCCAAAGGGCACGCAGATTTTCATCAAATACAAAGGCACTGAAGGCAGTACTCAAATAACCCGCCTCGAAAAGTCACCATCTAACATCACATGGTCTCCTGATGGTCAGCAAATTGCCTTCACCATGATTGTTCCTGCAAAAAATCCATGGCCTGTAAAAATTCCGGGTAAACCAGAAGGCGCCAAATGGACGGAAGAGCCAAAGTTTATAAATAACCTTGTTTACCGAAGAGACCGCGTAGGATTTTTAGAGGAAGGATATGTACACATATTTACTGTACCGGCAGGTGGTGGTACTCCACGTCAGATCACCCAAGGCGATTGGGACCATGGCACCTCAGGAATTTCATGGACACGCGATGGAAAGGAAATTGCATTCAGCAGTTTACGAATACCTGAAGCAGAATATGCATACCGTGAATCGGAAATTTATGCGGTTAATGTAGCAACTGGTGTGGTGCGTCAACTTACCACACGCAAAGGTCCCGATTTCGCACCAGTGGTTTCACCCGATGGTAAAATGGTGGCCTATGTCGGTTATGACTGGACAGATGATACCTATCGTGATTCACAACTTTACATGATGAATATTGATGGTACGGGGCATCGCTCGTTAACGCCAACGCTGGACCGAAGCCCAGGAGGATTAATCTGGGCAGCGGATAATTCGGGCGTATATTTCAACGCGCAGAATGAAGGCAGCAGTAATTTTTATTTTGCTCCGGTAAAAGGAAACGTAAGGCAAGTAACACAGGGTAAACAAATGCTTGCGGTTACCAGCCTGACAGCACAAGGAATAGCTGTTGGTACTCTTGCAGACTCAAAAAATCCTGGTGATGTTGCCAGTTTCACCATTGCCAATCCAAAGCCTGTTCGTTTAACAAACGTTAATGAAGATGTGCTGGGCACTGTTCAGCTTGGCGATGTTGAAGAAATCTGGTACACGTCCGTTGATGATTATAAAATTCAGGGCTGGATTGTAAAGCCACCGGACTTTGATCCGAAGAAAAAATATCCACTTATCCTGGTCATTCATGGAGGCCCTCATGCTATGTATAACCTCGCCTTTAATTTTACCTGGCAACACCATGCTGCGGAAGGATACGTTGTTTTGTATACAAACCCACGCGGCTCAACCGGTTACGGAAGTGCTTTCGCCAACGCCATCAAGAATGCTTATCCCGATAAAGATTATGATGATCTGATGAAAGGTGTAGATGAGGTGATCAAGCGCGGGTATATTGATGATCGCAACCTTTTTGTATATGGAGGAAGCGGAGGCGGAGTACTTACCTCATGGATTGTTGGCCACACCGATAGATTTGCTGCAGCTTCAGTAAATTTTCCGGTTACAAATTGGCTTTCCTTTGTAGGAACTACCGATGGCGTGAGCTGGTATAAAAACTTTGCCAAGTATCCGTGGGAAGATCCTTCTGAACATTTAAAGCGTTCATCTTTGATGTATGTTGGCAATGTAAAAACACCTACCATGCTTATGTGCGGTGTAAATGATTTACGCACCCCTATTTCACAAACAGAAGAATATTATTCGGCCTTAAAAGTTTTGAAAGTTCCCACGGTGATGATCCGTTTTAATGAAGAGTTTCACGGCACATCATCAAAACCGTCAAATTATTTACGCACGCAGCAATACTTGTACTATTGGTTTAATCAGTACAAACGAAACGGACCTACTGCATTGAAGTAG
- a CDS encoding AMP-binding protein yields MSSSPLAQFIKWEKEIPQQLFLRQPFNGQWKTWTYQQAGEEIRRIANGLQSLGFPAGSKVGLLSKNCAHWIMADLAIMMAGYVSVPLYATITASSIHQILEHSESKLVIVGKLDDYSPQRQGIPSNVVKLGINAYGIDENHSWEQWIKQFEPLKNVHLWQPDELLTIMYTSGTTGKPKGVMHNVSNFDATLTQAIGELGIQQHPVLFSYLPLSHIAERMGIEVMGLYQGGTFSFPETLETFPKNLADTQPTHFFAVPRIWAKFHEKILEKLPQKKLNTLLAIPLVSTLIKNKIKKGLGLSRAKQIFSGAAPISVDLLKWYQSIGVNILQAYGMTEDCVYAHFNRVDNNRHGTVGLPLKGLSVKIADHGEIRVKCPGLTQGYYKEPEMTKELFDEEGYLKTGDQGEVSKEGFLTITGRVKDLFKTDKGKYIAPAPIEMKLLSNPDIEQVCVVGMGVPQPIALTVLSASGKTKTKEHLINSISKTLNELNPELESHEQVEKAVIMKDDWSVENNLLTPTLKVKRNEVEKIHLPHYPKWYHTEGKVVWE; encoded by the coding sequence ATGAGTTCAAGCCCGTTAGCACAGTTTATCAAATGGGAGAAGGAAATCCCTCAACAACTTTTTCTGCGTCAACCTTTTAACGGCCAATGGAAGACCTGGACGTACCAACAAGCCGGTGAAGAGATCAGGCGAATTGCAAATGGCCTGCAGTCGCTGGGATTTCCGGCAGGAAGTAAAGTGGGGCTGCTGTCAAAAAACTGTGCGCATTGGATCATGGCCGACCTGGCCATTATGATGGCCGGCTATGTCTCCGTGCCGCTTTATGCTACTATAACGGCATCATCGATCCATCAGATATTAGAGCACAGTGAATCAAAACTGGTTATTGTTGGAAAGCTTGATGATTACAGCCCACAACGGCAGGGTATTCCATCAAACGTGGTGAAGCTTGGCATAAACGCCTACGGGATTGACGAGAACCATAGCTGGGAACAGTGGATAAAACAATTCGAGCCTCTGAAAAATGTGCACCTATGGCAACCCGATGAATTGCTTACAATTATGTATACCTCTGGCACCACGGGAAAACCAAAAGGTGTTATGCACAATGTTTCAAATTTTGACGCAACACTTACGCAAGCCATTGGTGAGTTGGGCATACAACAACACCCCGTTTTATTTTCGTATTTGCCCTTAAGCCATATTGCAGAGCGCATGGGTATTGAAGTGATGGGGCTTTACCAGGGAGGCACTTTCTCCTTTCCCGAAACCCTTGAAACTTTCCCGAAAAACCTGGCCGATACGCAACCCACTCATTTTTTTGCAGTGCCGCGCATCTGGGCAAAATTCCATGAAAAAATACTGGAGAAATTACCACAGAAAAAACTCAACACACTCCTGGCCATTCCGTTGGTGAGTACGCTCATTAAAAACAAAATAAAGAAAGGCCTGGGCCTTTCACGGGCAAAACAAATCTTTAGCGGTGCGGCCCCGATTTCCGTTGATTTACTTAAGTGGTACCAATCAATTGGGGTAAACATATTGCAAGCCTACGGTATGACAGAGGATTGTGTGTACGCTCACTTTAACCGGGTTGACAATAATCGACATGGCACGGTGGGCCTCCCCCTAAAAGGCTTATCGGTAAAAATTGCCGACCATGGCGAAATCCGCGTAAAATGCCCGGGGCTTACACAAGGTTATTACAAAGAACCGGAAATGACCAAAGAACTATTTGATGAGGAGGGTTATTTAAAAACAGGTGACCAGGGAGAAGTATCGAAAGAAGGTTTTCTCACCATTACCGGGCGGGTAAAAGATTTATTTAAAACCGACAAAGGAAAATATATAGCGCCTGCTCCGATTGAAATGAAACTGCTCAGCAACCCGGATATTGAGCAGGTATGTGTGGTGGGTATGGGCGTTCCGCAGCCCATTGCCTTGACCGTTCTATCGGCAAGTGGAAAAACCAAAACCAAAGAGCACCTGATCAACAGCATCAGCAAAACACTGAACGAACTAAATCCCGAACTTGAATCACACGAGCAGGTAGAAAAAGCGGTTATCATGAAAGATGATTGGTCGGTAGAAAATAATTTACTAACACCAACATTAAAAGTTAAACGGAACGAAGTCGAGAAAATCCATCTGCCCCATTACCCAAAATGGTACCATACCGAAGGGAAAGTAGTTTGGGAGTGA
- a CDS encoding 2OG-Fe(II) oxygenase, with translation MNADFELIADGLAEQGYAVIDQFLSQHEVEDILQVKEFNDNQLFKKAGIGNSQSMQIQEGIRGDYIQWLDKETAAAPVKVYLDKLDALTQFLNQALFLSLKDFEVHIARYPVGTFYKRHLDQFKQDDHRKLSVICYLNKGWKEEHGGQLRMYLSEGSLDIFPLAGRLVCFRSDQLEHEVLPATRERLSITGWILDRLAELKHL, from the coding sequence ATGAATGCTGATTTTGAACTCATTGCCGATGGCCTTGCCGAACAAGGATATGCCGTAATTGATCAATTTTTGAGCCAACATGAGGTGGAGGACATTTTACAGGTAAAGGAATTTAACGATAACCAGTTGTTTAAGAAAGCCGGCATAGGCAATAGTCAATCCATGCAGATACAGGAGGGTATTCGTGGGGATTATATACAGTGGCTTGATAAGGAGACGGCCGCAGCACCGGTTAAGGTTTACCTGGATAAACTGGATGCGCTGACACAGTTTTTAAATCAGGCTTTGTTTTTAAGCCTTAAAGATTTTGAAGTACACATAGCCCGGTACCCGGTGGGTACTTTTTATAAGCGCCACCTCGATCAGTTTAAGCAGGATGATCACCGCAAGCTTTCCGTCATCTGTTACCTGAATAAGGGTTGGAAGGAAGAACATGGTGGTCAATTACGCATGTATCTATCGGAGGGTTCATTAGATATTTTTCCGCTGGCCGGACGGTTGGTTTGTTTTCGTTCCGATCAGTTGGAACATGAAGTGCTCCCTGCAACCCGTGAACGATTGAGCATAACGGGCTGGATACTGGACAGACTGGCTGAACTTAAACATTTGTAG
- a CDS encoding DinB family protein, whose translation MKEYFLKLYRYNAWSNKRVLGALEQQNVTDEKILMLMSHVMAAQLLWLHRILGLPAPDVELWKLYSIERLKELSEEGSTRWLQFIEEHDDFNRQLRYHNYVGHAFENNVEQIMIHTVNHATYHRGQVALLMRERGYEPINTDLITYDRVVTGQLKA comes from the coding sequence ATGAAGGAATATTTTTTAAAACTCTACCGTTACAATGCATGGTCAAATAAGCGGGTGTTGGGCGCGTTGGAGCAACAGAATGTTACCGATGAAAAAATCCTGATGCTGATGAGCCATGTAATGGCTGCTCAATTGCTGTGGTTGCACCGTATTTTGGGATTGCCAGCGCCCGATGTTGAGCTGTGGAAACTATATTCTATTGAACGGTTAAAAGAATTAAGCGAAGAAGGATCAACCCGTTGGTTGCAATTTATTGAGGAGCATGATGATTTTAACCGGCAACTTCGTTACCACAATTATGTAGGTCACGCTTTCGAAAACAATGTTGAGCAAATCATGATTCATACCGTAAATCACGCAACCTATCACCGCGGGCAGGTTGCCTTGCTGATGCGTGAACGAGGGTATGAACCCATCAACACAGACCTTATTACGTATGACAGAGTAGTGACAGGTCAGCTGAAGGCCTGA
- a CDS encoding CBS domain-containing protein, whose protein sequence is MKKREPVNTIMTKNVVAVQLDDTLLNANKLILKHHIRHLPVVHGTQLVGMLSKTDLNRLTFSGLFAGEGDADEAVFDMLNISQVMSHKPRAVKETDTIKEVAEILSKEEFHSLPVVADEDESKLVGIVTTTDVIKYMLQHY, encoded by the coding sequence ATGAAAAAGCGCGAACCCGTGAATACCATCATGACAAAGAATGTTGTGGCCGTACAATTGGATGACACCCTTCTCAATGCCAACAAACTCATCCTCAAACATCATATCCGCCACCTGCCGGTGGTGCATGGTACACAGCTCGTGGGCATGCTCAGTAAAACCGATTTGAATCGGCTGACCTTTAGTGGACTATTTGCCGGTGAAGGCGATGCAGACGAAGCGGTGTTCGACATGCTGAACATCAGTCAGGTAATGTCGCACAAACCACGCGCTGTTAAAGAAACCGATACGATTAAAGAAGTAGCTGAAATTCTCTCCAAAGAAGAATTTCACTCTTTGCCTGTTGTAGCTGACGAGGATGAAAGTAAATTAGTGGGTATTGTTACCACTACAGATGTTATCAAGTATATGCTGCAGCATTATTGA
- a CDS encoding amidase, protein MNRRSIYRLFIIVAFTFSVRVLTAQSTHPTAEIEPFYDLTFTQVERDSLLQGLRDYQRSIQTLHQYNLQNHIPMSLWFDPVPSGFKKETLQKPIDWGLPKDVALPANKEELAFYPVYKLAVLIKSRKITSVELTQLYLNRIKKYGDTLQCVVSILEERAMAQARKADEEIAKGKYRGPLHGIPYGIKDLLAVEGTKTTWGAEPYVDQQLTTTATVVKKLDEAGAILVVKLSMGALALGDIWFGGVTKNPWNLKQGSSGSSAGSASATVAGLVGFSIGTETLGSIVSPSTRCGASGLRPSYGTVSRYGAMALSWSMDKIGPICRSAFDAALVYHVIHGEDALDKSATASMFNYSIKTDIKKLKVGYLKSLFEATYPGKENDQKTLEVIKSLGIELVELELPTSIPVAAIRLMLTAEAAAAFDELTRSNRDSLLSNQLRWAWPNTFRTARFIPAVEYINASRLRQQLIEEYHKVTTDFDVIISPSFGGTQLLTTNLTGHPCVVVPNGFNNTGSPTSISFLGKLYGEAAPLLVARAYQEATEWEDKQPPFFQPKK, encoded by the coding sequence ATGAACAGGCGTTCAATTTACAGGCTTTTTATAATAGTTGCATTTACTTTTTCGGTAAGGGTTCTAACAGCACAATCAACACACCCCACGGCCGAAATTGAGCCTTTTTACGATTTAACCTTTACGCAGGTAGAGCGTGACTCTCTGCTGCAAGGGCTTCGCGACTATCAGCGCTCTATACAAACCCTGCATCAATACAATCTGCAAAACCATATACCCATGTCGTTGTGGTTCGATCCGGTGCCTTCAGGATTTAAAAAAGAAACGCTGCAGAAGCCAATTGATTGGGGGTTGCCAAAGGACGTTGCGCTTCCGGCTAATAAAGAGGAGCTCGCTTTTTATCCGGTTTACAAACTGGCTGTATTGATAAAATCAAGAAAAATAACATCTGTTGAATTAACTCAACTTTATCTCAACCGCATAAAAAAATATGGCGACACGTTGCAGTGCGTTGTTTCCATTCTTGAAGAGCGTGCCATGGCGCAGGCGCGCAAAGCCGATGAAGAAATTGCCAAAGGAAAATACCGCGGACCGTTGCATGGCATTCCTTACGGGATAAAAGATTTGTTGGCTGTTGAAGGAACAAAAACAACCTGGGGTGCTGAGCCTTACGTTGATCAGCAACTAACTACTACAGCCACTGTGGTTAAAAAACTGGATGAAGCAGGGGCCATTTTAGTTGTCAAGCTTTCCATGGGTGCGTTGGCCTTGGGCGATATCTGGTTTGGTGGGGTAACCAAAAATCCATGGAACCTGAAACAAGGATCAAGCGGTTCTTCAGCCGGTTCTGCTTCAGCAACGGTGGCCGGTTTAGTTGGCTTTTCGATTGGTACTGAAACACTCGGTTCAATTGTATCCCCTTCTACACGCTGCGGTGCCAGCGGACTGCGACCCAGTTATGGAACAGTAAGTCGCTATGGTGCTATGGCGCTAAGCTGGAGCATGGATAAAATCGGGCCTATTTGTCGTTCGGCCTTTGATGCAGCGTTAGTCTACCATGTTATTCATGGTGAAGATGCGCTGGATAAAAGTGCCACTGCCTCAATGTTTAATTATTCCATTAAAACGGATATTAAAAAATTAAAAGTCGGGTATTTAAAATCGCTTTTCGAAGCCACCTATCCTGGCAAGGAAAACGATCAAAAAACACTAGAGGTAATTAAATCCCTTGGCATTGAATTGGTTGAGTTGGAACTCCCCACCTCCATTCCGGTAGCTGCCATACGCTTAATGTTAACGGCCGAGGCGGCTGCCGCATTTGACGAGCTTACCCGATCCAATCGCGACAGTTTGCTTTCCAATCAATTGCGGTGGGCATGGCCAAACACGTTTCGCACGGCCCGCTTTATACCTGCCGTGGAGTACATAAATGCATCGCGGCTTCGTCAGCAACTCATTGAAGAGTATCATAAAGTCACCACAGATTTTGATGTAATTATCAGCCCCAGTTTTGGTGGCACGCAATTGCTCACTACCAATTTAACCGGACACCCGTGTGTGGTTGTGCCCAATGGATTTAACAACACTGGTTCGCCTACCAGCATTTCGTTTTTAGGAAAGCTGTATGGCGAGGCTGCACCTCTTTTAGTGGCTCGTGCTTACCAGGAGGCAACGGAATGGGAGGATAAACAACCTCCATTTTTTCAACCTAAAAAATGA
- a CDS encoding dienelactone hydrolase family protein: MKKINLLFMLCFIAVTTWAQDGITICHTPATEKFALFASNKDFNRAHADPLPYTHQSSVGKMITFKTPDGKDANGYLLTAKTKTNSWIFVFQEWWGLNDHIKREAEQLYNDLGNVNVLAIDMYDGKVTDKREEAGQLMGAFKQERGNGIVQGAVNYAGKDAKIGTVGWCFGGGQSLQAALTAGKQAVAAVMYYGMPEENIDRLKTLNCDVLNIWPTQDQWINKAVMDKFEANMKAAGKNLTVKAYDADHAFANPSNPKHNKEFTADAHKHTLEFFKARLK, from the coding sequence ATGAAGAAAATCAATTTACTTTTCATGCTATGTTTCATAGCGGTGACAACCTGGGCACAGGATGGCATTACCATTTGTCACACACCGGCTACCGAGAAATTTGCACTCTTCGCTTCCAATAAGGATTTTAATAGGGCACATGCTGATCCGCTTCCGTACACACACCAGAGCTCTGTAGGAAAGATGATTACCTTTAAAACACCTGATGGAAAGGACGCTAACGGATATTTACTTACCGCTAAAACCAAAACCAACAGCTGGATTTTTGTTTTTCAGGAGTGGTGGGGATTGAACGATCACATCAAGCGTGAAGCCGAACAATTGTATAATGATTTAGGAAATGTAAATGTATTGGCCATTGATATGTACGATGGAAAAGTTACGGATAAGCGCGAGGAGGCCGGTCAATTAATGGGTGCATTTAAACAAGAGCGTGGCAACGGCATTGTTCAGGGTGCCGTGAATTATGCCGGTAAAGATGCAAAAATAGGAACGGTGGGTTGGTGCTTTGGCGGTGGCCAGTCCTTGCAAGCTGCATTAACAGCCGGCAAGCAAGCCGTTGCCGCAGTGATGTATTATGGCATGCCCGAGGAAAATATTGATCGTTTGAAAACCTTAAACTGCGATGTGCTGAACATCTGGCCTACGCAGGATCAGTGGATCAACAAAGCGGTGATGGATAAGTTTGAAGCCAACATGAAAGCTGCCGGAAAAAACCTGACAGTGAAAGCATATGATGCCGATCATGCCTTTGCCAACCCGAGTAACCCAAAACATAACAAGGAGTTTACGGCTGATGCGCATAAACATACACTCGAATTTTTTAAGGCACGGTTGAAGTAG